A genomic segment from Mycoplasmopsis arginini encodes:
- a CDS encoding helix-turn-helix domain-containing protein — MKLKLEDKINIIKLIEENETKKNIMNLCNISKSRLNTIYSLYKIHGYQGLVRKHNNKYSYDFKIQIIKEIKNGEPMNKIANKLNINVGLIYSWFKKYSNLDYNGLNRKQGRPRKMKFEYQKKIKMIYVKCK; from the coding sequence ATGAAATTGAAGTTAGAAGATAAGATAAATATAATTAAACTAATAGAAGAAAATGAAACTAAAAAAAATATAATGAACTTGTGTAATATATCAAAAAGTAGATTAAATACTATTTACTCTTTGTATAAAATTCATGGTTATCAAGGATTAGTTAGAAAACATAATAATAAATATTCATATGATTTTAAAATTCAAATTATTAAAGAAATTAAAAATGGTGAGCCAATGAATAAAATAGCTAATAAATTGAATATAAATGTTGGTTTAATTTATTCATGATTCAAAAAATATTCAAATTTAGATTATAATGGTCTTAATAGAAAACAAGGAAGGCCTAGAAAAATGAAATTTGAATATCAAAAAAAGATAAAAATGATTTATGTGAAATGCAAATAA
- a CDS encoding IS3 family transposase, with protein sequence MWSTDVSEFHIPSGKLYLSPIIDAHNREIISYSVSRSPNFKQIKDMLDRAFEKHKNLDGLIFHSDQGWQYQMEEYRNILKQKNILQSMSRKGNCYDNCIIEIFFGTMKNEMFYGHEYEFNSLDELEQAIHKYIKYYNEKRIITKLKGMTPKKYRYHSVKSNSN encoded by the coding sequence ATATGAAGCACTGATGTTTCTGAGTTTCATATTCCTTCAGGAAAACTTTACCTTTCGCCAATAATTGACGCACATAATAGAGAAATAATTTCTTATTCTGTTTCTAGGTCGCCTAATTTTAAACAAATTAAGGATATGTTAGATCGTGCTTTTGAGAAACATAAAAATTTAGACGGTTTAATTTTTCATTCAGATCAAGGCTGACAATATCAGATGGAAGAATATCGAAACATTTTAAAACAAAAAAATATTTTACAAAGTATGTCTAGAAAAGGAAATTGCTATGATAATTGCATAATTGAAATTTTTTTTGGCACAATGAAAAACGAAATGTTCTACGGTCATGAATATGAGTTTAATTCATTAGATGAATTGGAACAAGCAATTCATAAATATATAAAGTACTATAATGAAAAAAGAATAATTACAAAATTAAAAGGAATGACGCCTAAGAAGTATAGGTATCATTCCGTAAAAAGCAATTCGAATTAA
- a CDS encoding DEAD/DEAH box helicase, whose amino-acid sequence MEKKFNNQIDQTNFIKSKFSTYLRSTFDIRDKTYKKLYNDRLTELESKLYKGPYLSSTLPFEPSKSINELIKDNVFEKEFLKVGDLDFDRPCYAHQVNAFTRIGNGKNIVVTTGTGSGKTECFMLPIINELIKELKNGDKEPGVRAIFLFPLNALVYDQIDRLRSFLKNYEEIKFGFYTGRTPEDRKSIDGKKQIELYKRKYGEPSKNEILTREEMRANPPQILFTNYSMLEYLLIRPSDESLISQEALKHLKFIVLDEAHIYRGALGIEISLLLRRLLGTANKNVQFVLTSATLGRGKEDLPDIIDFASRLTSSKFTDDDIIFAIRHSNNITPKYEIEAADYKILLDNIENIEEFKNVYQKYNQYDDSVSVKVNLYNLLIKDENAQNLYHWTNRVGEFFDVFRNFYNFKIEDLTSLVELITKSQSNDSKYPLKLYDIKYHMFMKAPDGAFITLGNKKNLSLLTVNQIDGFKAFKIGICQNCKVPYIMGITENNYLCIDDEIDIDESYADKAKRLEYYLIGDCLTDEEKNDLDSDQNFEKYYLCAKCGYIKSAKSAIITSDCECFDTYKTVVYKFIGKDEKDLDDEDIVTNNIHRCPICEYKANNGGVIMGFHVGKDRATTLISQILYESMNYPVIKKAAQTNSLFKSKPKEVAGRKQFLAFSDSRQQAAFFSKFLNSNNDRFLKKTLIWELLKENNHEKISYLQLVTKLDDVFRNKLHYTEEEAIKHAKATALWELLLVDGRNSGEGIGLFAFKLNLNKGNYADEDALTEALQGAGFDNITGKQFKDITTQLFTLFRMAPAIEYETILCDDPEEKKELLGYRQRKMYIMEQNTKKTKDSDKPKYYPVKSFLPVDDGRINNGLKYIMKTLGYDYNKAKFLMKTIFENAIEEEILIPNTEAPEYPNTYVIKANNYDLFSYKKLKFYKCQKCNKLTLYNVNNKCTEADCDGELIECDVDNDAFYKDNYYRNEYMNRPVEKLVCREHTAQMNANEAKEIQDDFKSENGKINFISCSTTFEMGIDLGGLNTIFMRNVPPTPSNYAQRAGRAGRRAETSAFVLTFCGTSSHDYTYFSNPAEMIRGLVKPPYFVVDNDKIIMRHITATALSMYFKEPEFTEDFDSVEHFLSDDVANKFINYIKSKPAKLGTMVDKYVLKDSQLISKYGGFKWINYLDMSESSLNKMTEGLNGLVELYKEAEEYARNQRDYSLANSYKESLRRLNTPNSLITYFTKYNVIPGYGFPVDNVELYIYDYDKEQMNEDYNLSRNLSVAISEYAPGSEVIVDERKYTSRYLFLPHNGYSLPATFYCECEKCHTINTSEDKNYFVSNNTCKYCGATLDTSMGKLKSYLTPIYGFVADRKNKESRRIKPFKTYASDVYYIGDNLSSNDELNNVVNVSEHKDEQLLVLNESRFYFCPHCGYTDLDKKNQLPTKTLEHREYRGKLCKCGNKLELIHLGHSYRTDIVKISFNKVNEMFDEDTAISVLFALLEGISMTYNIERNDIGGMIYKTNLAKPYSFILFDTMAGGAGHVKRLKDDKSLMEVLKNALAKVSQNCCDEDTSCYNCLRTYNNQRLHKHIKRGLAKNALSVIISNIKNKNKNYALSDPQYDFTMVDINEFINSGTLDGSESNSSLISLISEISIKRAETPDGYGYVLNPNDGSQVEYADFAWKDRNILLFTIENKKSYDNLVNSQNKFDCYLLTDSFDYVEFVKELLRWL is encoded by the coding sequence ATGGAAAAGAAATTCAATAATCAAATTGATCAGACTAATTTTATAAAGTCAAAGTTTTCTACATATCTAAGATCAACATTCGATATTAGGGATAAAACATACAAAAAACTTTATAATGATAGACTTACAGAATTAGAATCAAAATTATATAAAGGTCCTTATTTATCTTCAACTCTTCCTTTTGAACCTTCTAAGTCTATTAATGAGTTAATTAAGGATAATGTTTTTGAAAAAGAATTTTTGAAGGTCGGAGATTTGGACTTTGATAGACCATGCTATGCTCATCAAGTAAATGCTTTTACAAGAATAGGCAATGGTAAAAACATAGTTGTTACAACAGGTACTGGTTCGGGTAAAACAGAATGTTTTATGCTACCTATTATTAATGAACTTATTAAGGAATTAAAAAATGGAGATAAAGAACCAGGTGTTAGAGCAATATTCTTGTTTCCATTAAATGCATTAGTATATGACCAAATCGATAGACTTAGATCTTTTTTAAAAAACTATGAGGAAATTAAATTTGGTTTTTATACTGGAAGAACGCCAGAAGATAGAAAATCTATTGATGGTAAAAAGCAAATAGAATTATATAAAAGAAAGTATGGAGAGCCATCTAAGAATGAAATTTTAACACGTGAAGAAATGCGCGCTAATCCTCCTCAAATTCTTTTTACAAACTATTCAATGCTTGAGTATTTATTAATTAGACCTTCAGATGAAAGTTTGATATCTCAAGAAGCTTTGAAACATTTAAAATTTATCGTGCTTGATGAGGCACACATATATCGTGGTGCTCTTGGCATTGAAATTTCATTGCTATTGAGACGCTTATTAGGAACAGCTAATAAAAATGTTCAATTTGTATTAACCAGTGCAACATTAGGTAGGGGAAAAGAAGATTTACCTGATATTATCGATTTTGCATCAAGACTTACTTCATCTAAATTTACTGATGATGATATTATATTTGCAATTAGGCACTCAAATAATATTACTCCAAAATACGAAATTGAAGCTGCAGACTATAAAATTTTATTAGATAATATTGAAAATATAGAAGAATTTAAAAATGTATATCAAAAATACAATCAATACGATGATTCGGTTTCTGTTAAAGTAAATTTATATAATTTATTAATTAAGGATGAGAATGCTCAAAATCTTTACCATTGGACTAATAGAGTTGGAGAGTTTTTTGATGTATTTAGGAATTTTTATAATTTTAAGATAGAAGATTTGACTTCATTAGTTGAGTTAATAACTAAGTCACAATCGAATGATAGCAAGTACCCTTTAAAACTATATGATATTAAATACCATATGTTTATGAAGGCTCCAGATGGTGCATTCATAACACTTGGAAACAAAAAAAATCTATCCCTGTTAACTGTTAACCAAATAGATGGATTTAAAGCATTTAAAATCGGTATTTGCCAAAACTGTAAAGTTCCATATATTATGGGTATTACAGAAAATAACTATTTATGCATTGACGATGAAATAGATATCGATGAATCATATGCTGATAAGGCCAAAAGGCTTGAATATTATTTAATTGGTGATTGTTTGACGGATGAAGAGAAAAATGACCTTGATTCAGATCAAAACTTTGAAAAGTATTATTTGTGTGCAAAATGTGGATATATAAAGAGTGCAAAATCAGCTATTATAACATCTGATTGTGAGTGCTTTGATACATATAAAACTGTTGTATATAAATTTATTGGAAAAGATGAAAAAGATTTAGATGATGAAGATATTGTGACGAACAATATTCATAGATGTCCTATTTGTGAATATAAAGCAAATAATGGTGGAGTTATTATGGGATTCCACGTTGGTAAAGATAGAGCCACTACTTTAATTTCCCAAATTCTTTATGAGTCTATGAATTATCCTGTAATTAAGAAAGCAGCTCAAACAAACTCATTATTTAAGAGCAAACCTAAAGAGGTGGCTGGAAGAAAACAATTTCTTGCCTTTTCTGACTCTAGACAACAAGCAGCATTCTTTTCAAAATTCTTGAATTCTAATAATGATAGATTCTTAAAGAAAACATTGATCTGGGAACTGTTAAAAGAAAACAACCATGAAAAAATATCATATCTGCAACTTGTAACAAAATTGGATGATGTTTTTAGAAATAAACTCCACTATACTGAAGAAGAAGCAATAAAGCATGCCAAAGCAACAGCCTTATGGGAATTATTATTAGTTGATGGTAGAAATAGTGGAGAAGGTATTGGCTTATTTGCTTTTAAATTAAATTTAAATAAAGGTAATTATGCTGATGAAGATGCACTGACTGAAGCACTTCAAGGTGCAGGTTTCGATAATATTACTGGAAAACAATTTAAAGATATTACTACTCAGTTATTTACATTATTTAGGATGGCTCCTGCTATTGAATATGAAACTATTCTTTGTGATGATCCTGAAGAGAAAAAAGAATTATTGGGATATCGTCAAAGAAAAATGTATATCATGGAGCAGAATACAAAGAAAACAAAAGATTCTGATAAGCCAAAATATTATCCAGTTAAATCATTTTTACCAGTTGATGACGGAAGAATAAATAATGGCCTTAAATATATAATGAAAACTTTAGGGTATGATTATAATAAAGCAAAGTTTTTAATGAAAACTATTTTTGAAAATGCAATTGAAGAAGAAATTTTAATTCCAAATACAGAAGCTCCTGAGTATCCAAATACATACGTAATAAAAGCTAATAATTATGATTTGTTTTCATACAAAAAATTAAAATTTTATAAATGCCAAAAATGTAATAAATTAACTCTTTATAACGTTAATAATAAATGTACTGAGGCGGACTGCGATGGTGAATTGATAGAGTGCGATGTAGATAACGATGCATTCTATAAAGATAACTATTATCGTAATGAATATATGAACCGTCCTGTTGAAAAACTTGTATGTAGAGAGCATACAGCTCAAATGAATGCAAACGAGGCTAAAGAAATACAAGATGATTTTAAGAGCGAAAATGGGAAAATTAATTTTATAAGCTGTTCTACTACGTTTGAAATGGGTATTGATTTAGGTGGTTTGAATACTATATTTATGAGAAATGTCCCACCTACACCTTCTAATTATGCGCAAAGAGCTGGTCGTGCTGGCAGAAGAGCTGAAACCTCTGCATTTGTATTAACATTCTGTGGAACTTCTTCACATGACTATACTTATTTTTCAAATCCAGCTGAAATGATAAGAGGTCTTGTTAAACCTCCATATTTTGTTGTTGACAATGATAAGATTATTATGAGACATATAACTGCAACAGCTCTTTCAATGTACTTCAAAGAGCCTGAATTTACTGAGGATTTTGATTCTGTTGAGCATTTCTTATCAGATGATGTCGCAAATAAATTTATAAATTATATTAAATCTAAACCTGCAAAATTAGGTACTATGGTAGATAAGTATGTTCTTAAAGATAGTCAATTGATAAGTAAATATGGTGGCTTTAAGTGGATCAATTATCTTGATATGTCTGAAAGTTCATTAAATAAAATGACTGAAGGCTTAAATGGACTTGTTGAACTTTATAAAGAAGCAGAAGAATACGCTAGAAATCAAAGAGATTATTCATTGGCAAATTCATATAAAGAATCTCTTAGAAGATTGAATACTCCAAATTCATTAATTACATATTTTACTAAATATAATGTTATTCCAGGATATGGATTCCCAGTAGATAACGTCGAACTTTATATTTATGACTATGATAAGGAACAAATGAACGAAGATTATAATCTTTCAAGAAATTTATCTGTTGCAATTTCTGAATATGCTCCAGGTTCTGAAGTCATTGTTGATGAAAGGAAATATACTTCAAGATATTTATTCTTGCCTCATAATGGCTATTCATTACCAGCAACTTTTTACTGCGAATGTGAAAAATGTCATACTATAAATACAAGTGAAGATAAAAACTATTTTGTTTCTAATAACACATGTAAGTATTGTGGAGCCACACTAGATACTTCAATGGGCAAGCTTAAGTCTTATTTAACACCTATTTATGGTTTTGTTGCAGATAGAAAGAATAAAGAATCAAGGAGAATTAAGCCATTTAAGACATATGCGAGTGATGTTTATTATATAGGTGATAATCTATCTAGTAACGATGAACTAAATAATGTCGTGAATGTATCTGAGCATAAGGACGAACAGTTGCTAGTATTGAATGAAAGTAGATTTTATTTCTGTCCACATTGTGGTTATACAGATCTTGATAAGAAAAACCAATTACCTACTAAAACTTTAGAACATAGAGAATATAGAGGAAAGCTTTGTAAGTGTGGTAACAAGCTTGAATTGATACATTTAGGGCATTCCTACAGAACTGATATCGTAAAGATTTCATTCAATAAAGTTAATGAAATGTTTGATGAAGACACTGCAATTTCAGTATTGTTTGCTCTTCTTGAAGGAATTAGCATGACTTACAACATTGAACGAAATGATATTGGAGGCATGATTTATAAAACAAATTTAGCAAAGCCTTACTCATTTATATTATTTGATACTATGGCTGGAGGTGCAGGTCATGTTAAGAGATTAAAAGATGATAAGTCTTTGATGGAAGTATTAAAAAATGCACTTGCTAAAGTATCTCAAAACTGTTGCGATGAAGATACATCTTGTTATAACTGTTTAAGAACATATAATAATCAACGTTTGCATAAGCATATAAAAAGAGGCTTAGCAAAGAATGCTTTGTCAGTAATAATTAGTAATATCAAGAATAAAAATAAAAATTATGCATTATCAGATCCACAATATGATTTTACAATGGTAGATATAAATGAATTTATAAATAGTGGAACACTTGATGGAAGTGAATCAAATAGCTCTTTAATTAGTTTAATAAGTGAAATAAGCATTAAGCGAGCAGAAACTCCAGATGGTTACGGTTATGTGTTAAATCCTAATGACGGTAGTCAAGTTGAATATGCTGATTTTGCTTGGAAGGATAGAAACATTCTGTTGTTTACTATTGAAAATAAAAAATCATATGATAATTTAGTGAATTCTCAAAATAAATTTGATTGCTATTTATTAACAGATTCTTTTGATTATGTAGAATTTGTAAAAGAATTGTTGAGGTGATTATAG
- a CDS encoding IS3 family transposase, with amino-acid sequence MQIKIKELEERNSQLEMENDLLKKLRALVLQRKQQQKKEKVIVVYESRHKYQFKSMLVFFKLSKSTYFYILKSFKKIDKDSPIKDLILEIFKKNKSRYGYRRITLELKNRGFVVNHKKVRRLMNELNIFGIKPKAKYKSYKGKIGKTCKNLLLNKIIDKQKNITFFERNFKTEKSKLNMKHWCFWVSYSFRKTLPFANNWRT; translated from the coding sequence ATGCAAATAAAGATCAAGGAACTTGAAGAGCGCAATTCTCAATTAGAAATGGAGAATGATTTACTAAAAAAATTGAGAGCCTTGGTTCTACAAAGGAAACAGCAACAAAAAAAAGAAAAAGTAATTGTTGTGTATGAATCAAGGCACAAATATCAATTTAAAAGTATGTTAGTATTTTTCAAATTATCAAAATCAACATATTTTTATATTTTAAAATCTTTTAAGAAAATAGATAAAGATTCCCCAATTAAGGATTTAATTTTAGAAATTTTCAAAAAAAATAAATCTCGATATGGGTATCGTAGAATAACTTTAGAACTTAAAAATAGAGGTTTTGTTGTAAATCACAAAAAAGTAAGGCGTTTAATGAATGAATTGAATATTTTTGGCATTAAACCAAAGGCTAAATATAAATCTTATAAAGGCAAAATAGGTAAAACCTGTAAAAATTTACTTTTAAATAAAATTATAGATAAGCAAAAAAACATAACCTTTTTTGAAAGAAATTTTAAAACAGAAAAAAGTAAACTAAATATGAAGCACTGATGTTTCTGAGTTTCATATTCCTTCAGGAAAACTTTACCTTTCGCCAATAATTGACGCACATAA